Genomic segment of Marinitoga hydrogenitolerans DSM 16785:
TCAGAATGTATTAATTCATTTAAAGACATGTTCTTAACAATATCAAATTGTTCTTTATAAATATTAAAAATTTTTTTTGGATTATGCAAATCAAAATCGTCTTTAAACCCTTTTTTAATTAGTCTTTTTACAAATTTTGTTGCAGGAGAATTATATAATATTTCTGGCAAATGACCTCCTGTCGTCATTAATAAAAAGTTTTTTAATTGTGGATTTAAAGCTTCAACTATAGTACCAACCATGCCTCCTAAACAATATCCTATTAAAATGTTCTCCGGTTTCCATAAATTTTCTTGTTTTAAGAGATCTAAAGTTGATAAAGTGTCAACAACCCCATGTTCCCAAAAATGATACATTAGCTTTAAATCAGGCCACAAATAACTTCTTCCGCTAACAGAATTTTTATCCACACGAGTGTAATTTCCCGGTAATATAAGAATTGAAGTATTAATTCCAACGCTTGCAAGCCTTCTTGCAAGCCATATCATATATTTTATATTTGCACTTCCTAGTCCATGTAAAATTAAAGCAGAAGCATATGTTTCATCTTTTGGTGTAAAATTATAAACTTCAACAGTTTCTGTACCTTCAGCAGGTTTTTTATAAAGTGTTTTAAATCTAGTATAATTACATCTATAATGCTTTCCTTTGAAAATAAAGCCAGATATATAATTAATTTTTTGTTTTTCATAGGAAAAATTAATTTTCATTTTCTACCAAACTCCTTATAAATTTAATAGTTTCATGTAATATTCTAATTGTTTGTATATCTCTATTTTCAAATTCAAAAGCGTGGTCTCCATTTTTATGAACAAGTATTTTAGTTTGAACACCTTTTTCCTTTAGTTTTTTAAGTAATTCGACAGATGAAGAAAATGGAACAGTTTTATCTTTTTTACCATGAACTAATAAAACGGGTTTCATATTTTCATTTATCCAGAAAATAGGTGAATAGTATAAAAATTTTCCTTCTTCTGTTGGTGTTGGAAAAGCTTTTAATGTAGCAGCAGTAGCAACTTTTGCAAACACTGATTTTACATTTTTATCAAATAAATGTCTTAAATTAGAAGGTGTATAATAAGCAACAATTCCTTTTATACCTTCTATATTTTTCTCATTCTTTACAAAAGTATAATAAGCATAGTATAATAATGTAAGATGGCCACCAGCAGACAATCCCATCAATACAATATTATTTTTATCTAGTAATAGTTCTTTGGAATTTTTTTTAATATAATTCAATGCATCGGTGTAGTCGGATAGTATTTCGTTCATTGTATGTGAAATCCCTAATCTATAATCAATAGAGACAACAGCAAAACCTTTTGAAGCTAAAAATTCACACCATGATACATTGTTTTTTTGATTTCTAAAGCCAGATACCCAACCTCCACCATGTGTAAAAAAAATCACAGGATAAATCTTTTTTGTTTTTGGATAATAAATATCTAATTTTAATTCACGATTTTCAATAATCTTATATGTATAAGTATATGGGCCATTGAAATCTTTTGCGTCAATAGGGAGTTTTCTGGTTAATAGGTTTATTATATATAATATGAACCAAAAAACAAAGCCATATATTAAAATAATTCCACCCCAGATAACTGAAAGGAATAAAATAAAAATAGTATATAATTTTTTTAAAGTTTCTTTATTCATATTTACCACCTAGATTTTTTTATATTATTATATCATATTAATTATACATTAATAAAAAAATAATCAAAAACAAACAAAAGGAGAATATATATGAGTTTTGGAAAAATTTTAAAAATCATAGAAGAAAAGGATTTTGTTGAGCATAATAAGAAAATTAGAAAAGAGGTTTTGAAAGTTAATAAATGGTTATTGAATCCGAGAAGTTTAAATAGGAGGAAAATGCTTTATGTTTTTAGATTTCTAAGTAAAAATGCAGAAAGAAAAATCTTGAATAAGCATTTAAATGATTTGCAGTTTTTATTTATACATATAGCAGAAAAACCAAAAGAGAACAGAATAAATGATTTGAAAAAATATTATAATTTGTTAGAAGAAGATGTTTCAATGATAAAATTTTTGATGTATCCTAAAAAATTTCCACCAGGAGGTTATGAAGAAAAATTAAAAAAATATGGTATAGAATTATATTCGCCAAGTGTAATCTTTAAAAAATTGCCTTTTAAAGATTATATAGATTTATATGCTTTGATGACATATATACCTCTTGATGAAAAAAATCCTTTTATACAAAATCTTCTTGATGAAATATTAAAAATAGATCCTCTACAAGATAAAAAATCGTATTTTAAAAAGGTTATCGATATATATAAAAGCTTAAATGATTTTGAAAAACATATATTAAATATACAATTAAAAAATTTCTCATATTATCATTATAAATTATTTAATACAGATTCTATAAAAGGAATAGTAATTGATGGAAGTAATGTTGTTAGATATGAGGATAAAGATTCTTTACAATTTTTAATAGATATGTTGGACAATATGTTTTTTGGCAAAATTGTATTTTTTCCCGTTCATATAGTTTTTGATAACAATGTAAAACATTTTTTAAGCACAGAAGATAGAAAAGTATTAGAATTATTAGCAGAAAAGAAAAGAGTATATTTTAATTCTCCTGCAGATGAAATGATAGTATATATTTCAAACAAATATGATTATTATATATTGTCTAATGATAATTTTAAAGAATATGATGTAAACGAAAATAAATTATTGAAAATAAAAGATTTTAAATTTGACAATTAATATATCGAGTGATATATTAATATAGAGTGCAAAGATAATTAAAAAATGAAAGGAGAAATATTATGAAAAAAGTTCATGAAAGATTTATTGAATACACCAAATTTTACACAACTTCAAACGAAAAATCAAAAACATGTCCATCAACTCCTGAACAATTAGTTTTTGCGAAATATTTAAAAGAAGAGTTAGAACAGATTGGGTTAAAAGATGTAGAATTAGATGAAAATGGTTATGTATATGCAACACTTCCTTCTAATATAAATGAAGAAATTCCAACAATAGGATTTATAGCTCATATGGATACTTCTCCGGCTTTAACCGGCAAAGGAGTTAAAGCTAAAATAGTAAAATATGAAGATGGAGATATTGTTTTAAACAAAGAAAAAAATATAGTATTAAGTCCAGAAGAATTTCCAGAACTAAAAAAATATATTGGTCAAGAATTAATAGTTACAGATGGTAACACATTGTTAGGTGCAGATGATAAAGCAGGAATAGCGGAAATAATTACAGCAATGGAATATTTAATAGAGCATCCTGAAATAAAACATGGAACAATTAAAGTAGGATTTACACCAGATGAAGAAATAGGAAGAGGAGCAGATAATTTTAATGTAGAAAATTTTGGAGCAGATTTTGCATATACAGTAGATGGTGGAGAAATTGGAGAACTTGAGGCTGAGAACTTTAATGCTGCAACAGCAACATATATAATTCATGGAAAAAGCATTCATCCTGGAACAGCTAAAGGAAAGATGATTAATGCGGCATTAATCGCATCAGAATTAGCAATGATGTTTCCTGAAGCTCAAACGCCACAACACACAGAAAAGTATGAAGGTTTTTTTCATGTTGTTCATATTTCTGGAGATTGTGATAATGCAAAATTAATAATGATTGTTAGAGATCATGATAAGAAAATATTTGAAAATAAAAAATGGTTATGTGAAAAAAATGCAGAGTTATTGAATAAAAAATATGGAGATGGAACAGTAGAATTGGAATTAAAAGATAGTTATTACAATATGAAAGAAAAAATACCTTCTGAAATGGTTAAAATTGCAAAAAAAGCAATGGAAAATGTCGGGGTCAAACCTATAATCAAACCAATTAGAGGTGGAACAGACGGTGCAAGGTTATCTTATATGGGATTGCCATGTCCAAATATATTTACAGGTGGTCATAATTTTCATGGAAGATATGAATACATACCAATACCTTCTATGAAAAAAGCCGTAGAAACAATTATAGAAATAATAAAAATTGTAGCAGAAAAATAAGAATGGCTAAGCCATTCTTATTTTTCCATTATTCTCCATTTTCTTTTTTTTGCTATTCTTTTTAATCTGAAATCTGGAGACACACAAACTGGATTACCTACTATTTTCAATAGTGGCAAATCAGATATAGAATCACTATAAAAGTAGGCATCTTTTAAATCAAAATTATTTTTTTCGCATAATTTTTTTGCTTCAGTAACTTTATTTTCTTCATACATATAAGTTCCCATTTCTCCAGTAATAATCCCATTTTTTATAATAGTTCTGGTACAAATAACATCATCGAATTTTAAATATTCTGCTACTGGCATCACAATAGAATCAGGAGAAGCGGAAATAATAACAAGATATGCATTATTATTTCTATGATATTCAATCTCTTTTTTCATACTCTCTCTTATGTGATACTTACCATCTTCTTCAAACCATTGTTTTGCAAATCCAAATGCTTCTTCAGCTCTTTGACCAGAATATTGTGCAGCAGTTTCTCTCATCATTTTTTCCATATCCTTTATTTCAATTCCCAATTTATAAAAAAGTGTAAACAAACCCATTCGGTAATATTTCCACCAGGTGAATTTTCCGTGTTTTATTTCATATTTATAATAAAGTTGTGGACTGTATTTATCAAGTAAAGTTTTATCTAAATCAAAAAAAGCTACATATTCCTTCATAATTACCTCCTATACGAAATATATAGCTTTATTATATCATATTTTGTATTCAATAACAATTAGGCTTATTATATTTAATATTCGTTTATAATATAGTAAAAAATAAGAAAACCCCCTTCGGTTTTTATATAGGGGATTTTTTTGTGATATTTTATCTATTTTTTATAATATTCTCCTATTGATTTTACAATATATTCTTGTTCTTCAAAATGTAATTCGGGAAAAATAGGAAGAGCTAAAGTTGTTTTTGTAGCTTTTTCTGTAATTGGAAAATCTCCTTTCTTATATCCAAGATATTCAAAACATTTCTGTTGATGTAATCCTTTAGGATAGTAAATTGATGTGCCTATACCTTTTTCAGTTAAAAATTTTCTTAATTCGTCTCTATTTCCTTTTTTTAATGTGATAACGTATTGATGATATACGTGAGATTTGTCCTCAAAAACTTCAGGATAATCTATAAATTCTATTAAGCTATATTTTTTGAAAAGATTATCATAATTTTTTGCTATATTTATTCTTTTTTCTATAAACTCATCTAAATGTTTTAATTTTATTTTTAAAATTGCAGCTTGAACTTCATCTAACCTTGAATTAAAACCAACTTCATCGTGATAATATTTCTTTGAAGCCCCGTGAATTCTCAACTTTCTAACTCTATTTGCAAGTTCTTCATCATTAGTAAATACCATTCCTCCATCACCATATCCACCAAGATTTTTTGTTGGAAAAAATGATGTAATACTTAAATCACCAACTGAAAATCCTTTTTTATCGTTCCATTTTGATCCTATTGATTGTGCTCCATCTTCAATAATATAAACTCCGTATTTTTCTTTAAAGTATTGTAATCTATCTAGATCTATAGTTTTTCCAAATAAATGTACAGGAATTATAGCTTTTATTTTATCTTTTTCAGGATGTGTTTTAAGTATTTTCTCGACATCATCAAGATTCATATTATAGTATTTTTCTTCTATATCAACGAAAATAGGGTTTGCGCCATTCCTTGTAATGCAACTGGCAGTTGCGAAAAATGTATAAGGCGTTGTGATAATATAATCCCCATTTTTTATATTCAATGCTTTTACAGATAAAAACAATGCATCAGAACCGTTTGCAACTCCAATTGCATATTTTGTTCCAGTATATTCTGAAAGTTCTTCTTCAAGAGATTTTACATTTGGCCCAAGTATAACCTTTCCGCTTTTGAAAATTCCATCTAACGTTTTAATCACTTCTTCTCGAATTGCGTTGTATTGTCTTGTCATATCAAATAAAGGTATTTTCATTTTTTATTCTCCTTTCTCTAAAGATACATTTCCGTTTGCATCAATATTGAATATATAAATATTTGAAAGCTTATAATCATTAGCATTTTTTAATATATCTTCTGAGTGCCTAAATGAAGCAATAATAATCATATCGTAATTTAAGTTTTTAACTTCTTCTGGAGCATAAATATTTATTCCGTGAATTTTATCTCCCTGTTTCGCAATAGAATCATCGATAAATCCTATAACATTTATATTTTCGCTATTTAAAACTTTTAGAACAATACTTCCAACAACACCTGCGCCATATAATAAAATATTTTTATAGCCAATATTTTCAATTTTATTTAAAACCTGGCTAAAGGACTTTTTTGTTTCAGAATATATATTTGATACTTCGTTTATAAAAGATACAGTTAAAAACTGTAATCTTTTTTTTCCATTATGTGTTATTTCATAATTCATATTTCGTCTGTTTCCGCCAGTTTTTACAATATAATCTTTATCTTCAAAATCTTTTAAATAGCGATTCACCATCGAAGGTACAATGCCAACATTTTTTGCAATGGTTTCTTGAGATACTTTTTTATTTTGAGAAATTATTTGCAGTATCATTAATTCTCTAAAGTTTGGAGAAGGATTAAAAAATGTGTAATCCTCAAAGTCAAACATTTTTTCACCTCTTTCATTCACTGAGTGAATTATAACATAATATTATTTTAAAGTCAATAATTTTTAATAAATGTAATTCTGAAGAAGAAAAAACTTTAGAATAATTTTTTTATCTTTGATGGATTTTAAAACTTTTTTATGAACTTATAATATTAAACATTATTTTAACAATATTTTCAACAAAAACACTTGACATATATATGCATAAGATATATAATAAAGATGATATATATAAAAAACATATAGGAGGTGAGTGACATGGCATATTATGAAGATGATTATGGATATGGAAGAAATTATGGAAGAGGATTTGGACCGGGTAGAGGATACGGAATGGGAAGAGGAATGGGTCGTGGATACGGAAGAGGATTTGGACGTGGTTATGGAAGAGGATTTGGTTATGATAATTATGAAGATTATTATAGACAGAACATAGAAGATGAAAAAGCTATGTTGATGGATTATAAAAGATATCTCGAAGAAGAAATGCGTTTTGTCGAAGAAAGATTAAGAGAACTTGATAGATATTCTCAAGGGGGTGAAAGATGATGCCAGGATTTGATGGGACAGGTCCAATGGGAACAGGGCCAGTTGGAAGAAGGATGGGACCATGTGCAAATTCAGGATATGTAGCTCCAGTTTCACCAGTATATAGATGGATAAGACCTTTTAATAATGCATTTTATGGATTCAGAAGAGGTTTTGGCATGGGACGCGGTTTTGGCAGAGGCTTTGCCGCCGGATATGGAAGAGGATTTGGTAACGGTTATGGTAGGGGACGCGGCAGAGGCTGGTGGTAAATAGAAAATTAAGGGTTGGGAAAACCAACCCTTTTTTAAAAAAAATTCATATATTATTTTTGTATATATAGTGGTATAATATATATGAATAATTGAACAGGAGGAAAAAAACGTGAAAATTACTATATTAAGTGGAAAAGGTGGAACAGGCAAAACAACTATCTCTACCAATTTAGCATACACGCTATCAAAAATATACAATGTTCAGTTATTAGATGTTGATGTTGAAGAACCAAATGATCACTTGTTTTTTGATATAAATTTTGAAAAAGAGGAAAGTGTAGATATTTTATTACCTATAGTAGATAATAACGCATGTATAAAATGCGGGGAATGTGCTAAAGCATGTCAGTTTGGTGCTATTTCTGTGTTTCCAACTGGAACAATGGTATTTGAAAGCTTATGCCATGGTTGTGGTGCATGTGCAATGGTTTGTCCTGTGAATGCTATTAAAGAAGAGCCAAAAAGTATAGGAAAAATAAAATTAGGAAAAATAAATGAAAATTTAAAATTTGGAATGGGCCTTTTAAATATAGGGGAACCTTCTGGTGTAAGGAATATAAGGCAATTAAAAAAACATATAGATAGATCTGCAGATATTGTATTAATCGATTCACAACCGGGAACATCTTGTCCTGTGGTGGAAAGCTTAAGAAACACGGATTTTGCTATTTTAGTAACGGAACCAACAACATTTGGACTACATGATTTAGCTCTTGCTGTAGATTTAGTAAAAGAAATGGGTATACCTGCAGGTATTGTTGTAAATAGAGATACAGGTAAAACAAATATGATAGATGAATATTCTAAAAAAGAAAATATCCCTATAATATTAAAAATCCCTTTTGATAGAAACATTGCAAAATTATATTCAGAAGGAAAAATATTCTCTCAGTATTTACCAGAATGGGAAGAAAAGTTTAGAAAAGCTTTTGAAACCATAAAGGGGATGATTATATGAAGCAATTAGCTATAGTCAGCGGAAAAGGTGGAACAGGTAAAACAACTTTAAGTTCTTCCTTTGGAGCTCTATTAAATA
This window contains:
- the pepT gene encoding peptidase T, producing MKKVHERFIEYTKFYTTSNEKSKTCPSTPEQLVFAKYLKEELEQIGLKDVELDENGYVYATLPSNINEEIPTIGFIAHMDTSPALTGKGVKAKIVKYEDGDIVLNKEKNIVLSPEEFPELKKYIGQELIVTDGNTLLGADDKAGIAEIITAMEYLIEHPEIKHGTIKVGFTPDEEIGRGADNFNVENFGADFAYTVDGGEIGELEAENFNAATATYIIHGKSIHPGTAKGKMINAALIASELAMMFPEAQTPQHTEKYEGFFHVVHISGDCDNAKLIMIVRDHDKKIFENKKWLCEKNAELLNKKYGDGTVELELKDSYYNMKEKIPSEMVKIAKKAMENVGVKPIIKPIRGGTDGARLSYMGLPCPNIFTGGHNFHGRYEYIPIPSMKKAVETIIEIIKIVAEK
- a CDS encoding alpha/beta hydrolase, yielding MNKETLKKLYTIFILFLSVIWGGIILIYGFVFWFILYIINLLTRKLPIDAKDFNGPYTYTYKIIENRELKLDIYYPKTKKIYPVIFFTHGGGWVSGFRNQKNNVSWCEFLASKGFAVVSIDYRLGISHTMNEILSDYTDALNYIKKNSKELLLDKNNIVLMGLSAGGHLTLLYYAYYTFVKNEKNIEGIKGIVAYYTPSNLRHLFDKNVKSVFAKVATAATLKAFPTPTEEGKFLYYSPIFWINENMKPVLLVHGKKDKTVPFSSSVELLKKLKEKGVQTKILVHKNGDHAFEFENRDIQTIRILHETIKFIRSLVENEN
- a CDS encoding DUF5320 domain-containing protein, whose protein sequence is MMPGFDGTGPMGTGPVGRRMGPCANSGYVAPVSPVYRWIRPFNNAFYGFRRGFGMGRGFGRGFAAGYGRGFGNGYGRGRGRGWW
- a CDS encoding HAD family hydrolase: MKEYVAFFDLDKTLLDKYSPQLYYKYEIKHGKFTWWKYYRMGLFTLFYKLGIEIKDMEKMMRETAAQYSGQRAEEAFGFAKQWFEEDGKYHIRESMKKEIEYHRNNNAYLVIISASPDSIVMPVAEYLKFDDVICTRTIIKNGIITGEMGTYMYEENKVTEAKKLCEKNNFDLKDAYFYSDSISDLPLLKIVGNPVCVSPDFRLKRIAKKRKWRIMEK
- a CDS encoding MarR family winged helix-turn-helix transcriptional regulator, which encodes MFDFEDYTFFNPSPNFRELMILQIISQNKKVSQETIAKNVGIVPSMVNRYLKDFEDKDYIVKTGGNRRNMNYEITHNGKKRLQFLTVSFINEVSNIYSETKKSFSQVLNKIENIGYKNILLYGAGVVGSIVLKVLNSENINVIGFIDDSIAKQGDKIHGINIYAPEEVKNLNYDMIIIASFRHSEDILKNANDYKLSNIYIFNIDANGNVSLEKGE
- a CDS encoding DUF5320 family protein; the encoded protein is MAYYEDDYGYGRNYGRGFGPGRGYGMGRGMGRGYGRGFGRGYGRGFGYDNYEDYYRQNIEDEKAMLMDYKRYLEEEMRFVEERLRELDRYSQGGER
- a CDS encoding ATP-binding protein, with the translated sequence MKITILSGKGGTGKTTISTNLAYTLSKIYNVQLLDVDVEEPNDHLFFDINFEKEESVDILLPIVDNNACIKCGECAKACQFGAISVFPTGTMVFESLCHGCGACAMVCPVNAIKEEPKSIGKIKLGKINENLKFGMGLLNIGEPSGVRNIRQLKKHIDRSADIVLIDSQPGTSCPVVESLRNTDFAILVTEPTTFGLHDLALAVDLVKEMGIPAGIVVNRDTGKTNMIDEYSKKENIPIILKIPFDRNIAKLYSEGKIFSQYLPEWEEKFRKAFETIKGMII
- a CDS encoding DegT/DnrJ/EryC1/StrS family aminotransferase encodes the protein MKIPLFDMTRQYNAIREEVIKTLDGIFKSGKVILGPNVKSLEEELSEYTGTKYAIGVANGSDALFLSVKALNIKNGDYIITTPYTFFATASCITRNGANPIFVDIEEKYYNMNLDDVEKILKTHPEKDKIKAIIPVHLFGKTIDLDRLQYFKEKYGVYIIEDGAQSIGSKWNDKKGFSVGDLSITSFFPTKNLGGYGDGGMVFTNDEELANRVRKLRIHGASKKYYHDEVGFNSRLDEVQAAILKIKLKHLDEFIEKRINIAKNYDNLFKKYSLIEFIDYPEVFEDKSHVYHQYVITLKKGNRDELRKFLTEKGIGTSIYYPKGLHQQKCFEYLGYKKGDFPITEKATKTTLALPIFPELHFEEQEYIVKSIGEYYKK
- a CDS encoding PIN domain-containing protein → MSFGKILKIIEEKDFVEHNKKIRKEVLKVNKWLLNPRSLNRRKMLYVFRFLSKNAERKILNKHLNDLQFLFIHIAEKPKENRINDLKKYYNLLEEDVSMIKFLMYPKKFPPGGYEEKLKKYGIELYSPSVIFKKLPFKDYIDLYALMTYIPLDEKNPFIQNLLDEILKIDPLQDKKSYFKKVIDIYKSLNDFEKHILNIQLKNFSYYHYKLFNTDSIKGIVIDGSNVVRYEDKDSLQFLIDMLDNMFFGKIVFFPVHIVFDNNVKHFLSTEDRKVLELLAEKKRVYFNSPADEMIVYISNKYDYYILSNDNFKEYDVNENKLLKIKDFKFDN
- a CDS encoding dienelactone hydrolase family protein — translated: MKINFSYEKQKINYISGFIFKGKHYRCNYTRFKTLYKKPAEGTETVEVYNFTPKDETYASALILHGLGSANIKYMIWLARRLASVGINTSILILPGNYTRVDKNSVSGRSYLWPDLKLMYHFWEHGVVDTLSTLDLLKQENLWKPENILIGYCLGGMVGTIVEALNPQLKNFLLMTTGGHLPEILYNSPATKFVKRLIKKGFKDDFDLHNPKKIFNIYKEQFDIVKNMSLNELIHSENIHPLFKIDPLSYAHLINPKKVTFVEALFDKTLSRKSRKMLAKEFKGAKHYFIPTGHVTWLPFEFLLAKNIINMLHIEDLKIKARLFGFDEIDEALDDDVLKK